A part of Pseudoliparis swirei isolate HS2019 ecotype Mariana Trench chromosome 8, NWPU_hadal_v1, whole genome shotgun sequence genomic DNA contains:
- the cmpk gene encoding UMP-CMP kinase, whose amino-acid sequence MIGSLLGNVSQRAKSLLYRVSLVMKPQVVFVLGGPGAGKGTQCSKIVENYNYTHLSAGDLLRAERSREESEFGQLIDNYIKEGKIVPVEITINLLRKAMEETMQKDDKKFRFLIDGFPRNEDNLTGWDTVMVDKADVKFVLFFDCSNEVCIDRCLERGKSSGRTDDNRESLEKRIQTYQQSTRPIIELYEKHGKVRTVDASRSLEKVFADVKVVLDKEG is encoded by the exons ATGATCGGCTCTTTGCTCGGTAACGTGTCTCAGAGGGCGAAGAGCTTGTTGTACCGGGTGTCACTCGTGATGAAGCCGCAGGTTGTGTTCGTGCTGGGCGGGCCCGGAGCCGGCAAAGGGACCCAATGCTCCAAAATCGTGGAG AATTACAACTATACCCATTTGTCGGCTGGGGACTTGCTGAGGGCAGAGCGATCCCGAGAGGAGTCAGAGTTTGGACAGCTCATTGACAACTACATCAAGGAGGGCAAAATTGTCCCTGTGGAGATCACCATCAACTTACTCAGGAAG GCAATGGAAGAGACCATGCAGAAAGACGATAAAAAGTTCCGTTTCCTCATAGATGGTTTCCCCCGTAACGAGGACAACCTTACGGGGTGGGACACGGTTATGGTTGACAAAGCAGATGTCAAatttgtgcttttctttgactgCAGCAATGAG GTTTGCATCGACAGGTGTCTAGAAAGAGGGAAGAGCAGCGGACGCACAGATGACAACAGAGAAAGCTTGGAGAAAAG AATCCAAACTTACCAGCAGTCTACGCGACCAATCATTGAACTGTACGAGAAGCACGGCAAAGTGCGCACTGTAGACGCCTCTCGCTCCTTGGAAAAG